In Salinibacterium sp. dk2585, a single window of DNA contains:
- a CDS encoding NUDIX hydrolase: MTRDGSTDAALRLAATILLVRDDPFEVLTVQRHAGATFASAIVFPGGVVDPDDSDDEWLPLVTGGEHLDRSERAIRIAGIRETFEETGLLLAQRLDGGHVEQPDAPAPRFIDTVRDSGGRLRLDEVVHFGHWITPPTNPKRFDTHFLLARAPRNQVATADGTEAVNVEWAAPAALIQRAEQGERNIMFPTYANLLRLAESGTAADALRQAAARPRFAVHARAETRPDGTRVSIIPAEAGYGITEFPL; this comes from the coding sequence GTGACGAGAGACGGATCGACGGATGCCGCCCTGCGGCTCGCCGCGACCATCCTGCTCGTCCGCGACGACCCCTTTGAGGTCCTGACGGTGCAGCGGCACGCCGGTGCGACCTTCGCCTCGGCGATCGTGTTCCCCGGCGGGGTCGTCGACCCGGACGACAGCGACGACGAGTGGCTGCCGCTGGTGACCGGCGGCGAGCACCTCGATCGCTCGGAGCGTGCCATCCGCATCGCGGGCATCCGAGAGACCTTCGAGGAGACGGGCCTCCTCCTTGCACAGCGCCTTGACGGCGGCCATGTGGAGCAACCGGATGCTCCGGCACCCCGCTTCATCGACACGGTGCGCGACTCGGGCGGTCGGCTTCGCCTCGACGAGGTGGTGCACTTCGGGCACTGGATCACCCCGCCCACGAACCCGAAGCGCTTCGACACCCACTTCCTGCTCGCCCGTGCACCCCGCAACCAGGTTGCGACCGCGGACGGCACCGAGGCGGTCAACGTCGAGTGGGCGGCGCCCGCTGCGCTCATCCAGCGCGCGGAGCAGGGCGAGCGGAACATCATGTTCCCCACCTACGCGAACCTGTTGCGGCTCGCAGAGAGCGGCACGGCGGCGGATGCGCTCCGGCAGGCGGCAGCGCGCCCCCGATTCGCGGTCCACGCCCGCGCCGAGACACGGCCCGACGGCACTCGCGTCAGCATCATTCCCGCGGAGGCCGGCTACGGCATCACGGAGTTCCCGCTGTAG
- a CDS encoding MBL fold metallo-hydrolase, whose amino-acid sequence MDTQFSDLVRPVLAPNPGPMTLDGTNSYLLGRPDELVVVDPGPDDAGHLDALAAAGRVVLVLITHHHADHTAGIPGLRERTGAPVRAFDPGHCHDGEPLADGEVIEMEGVRIRVLATPGHTADSLSFVVEAGGQVGVLTGDTILGRGTTVLMNDDGSLAAYLDSLDRLEAIGPVPVLPAHGPQLPDLAAVCQALREHRHERLQQIRDALQQLSTDAASAEVSAVADLVYADVDPAVRFAAEASVATQLAYLRLS is encoded by the coding sequence ATGGACACGCAGTTCAGCGACCTCGTGAGGCCCGTGCTGGCGCCCAATCCGGGCCCGATGACGCTCGACGGCACCAACAGCTACCTGCTTGGACGCCCCGACGAACTGGTGGTGGTCGACCCTGGGCCCGACGACGCCGGACACCTCGATGCGCTCGCGGCAGCGGGTCGCGTCGTGCTCGTCCTCATCACGCACCACCACGCCGACCACACGGCCGGCATCCCGGGCCTCCGAGAGCGCACGGGGGCGCCCGTCCGGGCCTTCGACCCGGGCCACTGCCACGACGGCGAGCCGCTCGCCGACGGCGAGGTCATCGAAATGGAGGGGGTGCGCATCCGCGTGCTCGCGACGCCCGGCCACACGGCGGACTCGCTCAGCTTCGTCGTCGAGGCGGGCGGCCAGGTGGGCGTGCTCACGGGAGACACGATCCTCGGGCGCGGCACGACCGTGCTCATGAACGACGATGGCTCCCTCGCCGCATACCTCGACTCGCTCGATCGGCTTGAGGCGATCGGCCCCGTGCCCGTGCTGCCCGCCCACGGCCCGCAGCTTCCCGATCTCGCGGCGGTATGCCAGGCACTGCGCGAGCACCGGCACGAGCGGCTGCAGCAGATCCGCGACGCACTGCAGCAACTGTCGACGGATGCCGCGTCCGCCGAGGTCTCAGCCGTCGCCGACCTCGTCTATGCCGATGTGGATCCCGCCGTACGCTTCGCCGCCGAGGCATCCGTCGCCACCCAGCTCGCCTACCTGCGACTTTCCTAA
- a CDS encoding ADP-ribosylglycohydrolase family protein — translation MTDRFTRTHGALLGLAMGDALGLPADYHRTIRNEWVRGRLWAASADLDAQRVAKPLLPFVLDATEASVLQPTDDTELAALAARVLIEADVHDLDSLFAAWRTHTTADDVWTGVAERSAIVNAERGLVPPATGSDNPAAASDSAAMGAVAVGLLYADEPAEAEVVARRLASITHAADGVEAAAVMAVAIARLANGEPLDASLATARALAPADSWLGENLARIDAIIDPARPGMYVLPRLISQLSPRRYSAGGMAPETIPLAFAIVRQCAGDLHSAVPLALTVARQSDSLPALVGALVGAHTGAAFFGAEWAQELDTLAGLFFPSLEGVSLIELAGRILLNAPLGIED, via the coding sequence ATGACTGACCGCTTCACCCGCACGCACGGTGCGCTACTCGGCCTCGCGATGGGCGACGCGCTCGGGCTGCCCGCCGACTACCACCGCACGATCCGCAACGAGTGGGTCAGGGGGCGCCTGTGGGCGGCCAGCGCGGACCTCGACGCACAGCGGGTCGCCAAGCCCCTGCTGCCCTTCGTGCTCGACGCGACCGAGGCATCCGTTCTGCAGCCCACCGACGACACCGAGCTAGCAGCCCTCGCGGCGCGCGTGTTGATCGAGGCCGATGTGCACGACCTCGACTCGCTCTTCGCGGCGTGGCGCACGCACACGACGGCGGATGACGTCTGGACGGGTGTCGCGGAACGTTCCGCGATCGTCAATGCCGAGCGGGGCCTCGTGCCGCCCGCGACCGGCTCGGACAATCCCGCTGCCGCGAGCGACAGCGCTGCCATGGGCGCCGTCGCGGTCGGCCTCCTGTACGCGGACGAACCCGCCGAGGCCGAGGTGGTCGCGCGTCGGCTCGCCTCCATCACGCACGCCGCCGACGGCGTCGAGGCGGCCGCCGTCATGGCCGTCGCGATCGCCCGGCTCGCCAACGGGGAGCCGCTCGATGCGTCGCTCGCGACCGCCCGTGCGCTCGCGCCCGCCGACTCGTGGCTTGGGGAGAACCTCGCCCGCATCGACGCCATCATCGACCCCGCGCGGCCCGGCATGTATGTGCTGCCGCGGCTCATCTCGCAGTTGAGCCCGCGCCGCTACAGCGCGGGCGGCATGGCGCCCGAGACCATCCCCTTGGCCTTCGCGATCGTGCGCCAGTGTGCTGGCGACCTGCATTCCGCCGTGCCGCTGGCCCTCACGGTCGCCCGACAGTCCGACAGCCTGCCCGCGCTCGTGGGTGCGCTCGTTGGCGCCCACACGGGGGCCGCGTTCTTCGGTGCCGAGTGGGCCCAGGAGCTCGATACCCTCGCCGGACTCTTCTTCCCGAGCCTCGAGGGCGTCTCGCTCATCGAGCTTGCGGGGCGCATCCTGCTCAACGCGCCGCTGGGCATCGAGGACTGA
- a CDS encoding zinc-binding dehydrogenase codes for MTEKTMLAGRLTISTREFALERIPVPAPAAGEVLVKVGAAGVCLSDAHLIDGILTPSLLQGDVVTLGHEVAGTVDSLGADVAGWQPGDRVIVKAGISRGSEVYTMGVDYDGGWAEYLVAPQENLVAIPDDMPFEQAAIIPDAVSTPWSAIDHTAQVRPGQAVGVWGVGGLGAHAVQLLRLAGAAPIIAVDPLAEARGRAAEFGADIVLDPSDADFRQQMRDATRGTGLDVAFDFAGVDAVRAQAISSLGVGGKLVLVGLSGTPVTIANSNKFTHMRKSILGHYGSEEHHVEQLVGLVAQGRVEFSRSVSGRVPLAQAKDAIRMLERKEGNPIRLVLIP; via the coding sequence ATGACCGAGAAGACGATGCTCGCTGGCCGCCTGACGATCTCGACCCGTGAATTCGCGCTGGAGCGCATCCCCGTGCCCGCCCCTGCGGCGGGCGAGGTGCTCGTGAAGGTGGGTGCTGCCGGGGTGTGCCTCTCCGACGCGCACCTGATCGACGGCATCCTCACCCCCTCGCTGCTGCAGGGCGATGTCGTCACGCTCGGCCATGAGGTTGCGGGCACGGTCGACAGCCTTGGCGCGGATGTCGCGGGGTGGCAGCCGGGCGACCGCGTCATCGTCAAGGCGGGCATCAGCCGCGGCAGCGAGGTCTACACGATGGGCGTCGACTACGACGGCGGATGGGCCGAGTACCTTGTCGCCCCGCAGGAGAACCTTGTCGCGATCCCCGACGACATGCCCTTCGAGCAGGCCGCCATCATCCCCGATGCGGTCTCGACGCCGTGGAGCGCGATCGACCACACGGCGCAGGTGCGCCCCGGCCAGGCGGTGGGCGTGTGGGGCGTCGGCGGACTCGGCGCGCACGCCGTGCAACTGCTCCGCCTCGCGGGCGCCGCCCCCATCATCGCGGTCGACCCCCTCGCGGAGGCACGCGGCCGCGCCGCGGAGTTCGGCGCCGATATCGTGCTCGACCCGAGCGACGCCGACTTCCGGCAGCAGATGCGGGATGCGACGCGCGGCACCGGCCTCGATGTCGCCTTCGACTTCGCGGGCGTCGATGCGGTGCGCGCCCAGGCGATCTCCTCGCTCGGGGTGGGCGGCAAGCTCGTGCTCGTGGGCCTCAGCGGAACGCCCGTCACGATCGCCAACAGCAACAAGTTCACCCACATGCGCAAGAGCATCCTCGGCCACTACGGCTCGGAGGAGCACCACGTCGAGCAACTCGTGGGGCTCGTCGCCCAGGGCCGGGTCGAGTTCTCGCGCTCCGTGAGCGGACGCGTGCCCCTTGCGCAGGCAAAGGACGCCATCCGAATGCTCGAGCGCAAGGAGGGCAACCCCATCCGCCTGGTGCTGATCCCCTAG
- a CDS encoding alpha/beta fold hydrolase: protein MSEKVRVGELEFDVRVAGPEDGIPVVLLHGFPETSRSWTAVADQLVADGMRVIAPDQRGYSPGARPVGAHEYDIKKLVADVLGLMDALGLDSAHLAGHDWGASVAWAVSAWHPERVRSLVAVSVPHPAALTWAIDNDPDQQRRSAYITLFRDPGKAEKTLLKLNAAAFRALFGTHIARESVDEYLAHLSEPGALLAALNWYRAMTREFGEIPAVTVPTTYLWSTSDPALGEAAARRCEQFVSGDYRLIVLEGVSHWVPEEAPAEVVAAIRSRVAEAPPNTLLG, encoded by the coding sequence ATGAGCGAGAAGGTGCGTGTCGGGGAACTCGAATTCGATGTGCGCGTGGCCGGCCCCGAGGACGGCATCCCGGTCGTGCTGCTGCACGGCTTCCCCGAGACCTCGCGCAGCTGGACGGCCGTCGCCGACCAACTCGTCGCCGACGGGATGCGGGTCATCGCGCCCGACCAGCGCGGCTACTCGCCGGGCGCCCGCCCGGTCGGCGCCCACGAGTACGACATCAAGAAACTCGTCGCCGACGTGCTCGGCCTCATGGATGCGCTCGGCCTCGACTCGGCACACCTCGCCGGCCACGACTGGGGTGCATCGGTTGCGTGGGCGGTCTCGGCGTGGCATCCGGAGCGAGTCCGTTCGCTTGTCGCGGTCTCGGTGCCGCATCCCGCCGCTCTCACCTGGGCCATCGACAACGACCCCGACCAGCAGCGGCGCTCGGCCTACATCACCCTCTTCCGTGACCCGGGCAAGGCAGAGAAGACGCTGCTCAAGCTCAACGCGGCGGCCTTCCGGGCGCTCTTCGGCACGCACATCGCCAGGGAGTCGGTCGACGAGTACCTCGCCCACCTCAGCGAGCCGGGCGCCCTGCTCGCGGCGCTCAACTGGTACCGTGCGATGACACGCGAGTTCGGCGAGATCCCCGCGGTGACGGTGCCGACGACCTACCTCTGGAGCACAAGCGACCCCGCGCTCGGCGAGGCGGCGGCCCGCCGATGCGAGCAGTTCGTCAGCGGGGACTACCGCCTGATCGTGCTCGAGGGTGTCTCCCACTGGGTGCCGGAGGAGGCGCCCGCCGAGGTCGTCGCCGCGATCCGCAGCCGGGTGGCGGAGGCACCACCGAATACGCTGCTGGGATGA
- a CDS encoding LLM class flavin-dependent oxidoreductase — protein MTRQIRFNAFDMNCVAHQASGLWRHPQDRSRDYNTLSYWTELAKLLERGRFDGIFIADVLGTYDVYGGSNEAPITHGAQVPVNDPLMLVSAMASVTEHLGFGVTAGTAYEHPYPFARRMTTLDHLTNGRVGWNVVTGYLPSAARNMGHDDQMEHDERYAHADEYLEVLYKLWEGSWEDDAVVVDRESGVFTDPSKVHDIGHEGKYFTVPGIHISEPSPQRTPVIYQAGASPRGIDFAAGNAEAIFVAAPHKTALKETVGRIRDALEAAGRDRHSARIYTLLTVVTDATPEAAQAKYEEYRSYASPEGALVFMSGWMGVDLSQFDLDEPIGNVKSNAIQSSLENVRRAGEDGRVRTLRELALENAIGGLGPTIVGSGEEIADQLQEWVEETDVDGFNLAYAVTPGTFEDIVEHVIPVLQARGAYPSEYVEGTLRNKLFGAGDSLPESHKGAGYKVSARALV, from the coding sequence ATGACCCGTCAGATCCGTTTCAATGCCTTCGACATGAACTGTGTCGCTCACCAGGCGTCAGGCCTGTGGCGTCACCCGCAGGACCGCTCCCGCGACTACAACACACTGAGCTACTGGACCGAGCTTGCCAAGCTCCTCGAGCGCGGCCGTTTCGACGGCATCTTCATCGCGGACGTCCTCGGCACCTACGACGTCTACGGCGGCAGCAACGAGGCGCCCATCACGCACGGCGCGCAGGTTCCCGTGAACGACCCGCTCATGCTCGTCTCGGCGATGGCATCCGTCACGGAGCACCTCGGTTTCGGGGTGACCGCCGGCACGGCATACGAGCATCCGTACCCCTTCGCGCGCCGGATGACGACGCTCGACCACCTCACGAACGGCCGGGTCGGCTGGAACGTCGTCACGGGCTACCTGCCAAGTGCCGCCCGCAACATGGGCCACGACGACCAGATGGAGCACGACGAGCGCTACGCCCACGCCGACGAGTACCTCGAGGTGCTCTACAAGCTGTGGGAGGGCTCCTGGGAGGATGACGCGGTCGTCGTTGATCGCGAGTCCGGCGTCTTCACCGACCCGTCGAAGGTGCACGACATCGGGCACGAGGGCAAGTACTTCACGGTGCCGGGAATCCACATCTCAGAGCCGTCGCCGCAGCGCACCCCCGTCATCTACCAGGCGGGTGCTTCGCCCCGAGGCATCGACTTCGCGGCGGGCAACGCCGAAGCCATCTTCGTGGCGGCGCCGCACAAGACCGCGCTCAAGGAGACGGTCGGCCGCATCCGCGACGCCCTCGAGGCCGCCGGACGCGATCGCCACTCAGCCCGCATCTACACGCTCCTGACCGTCGTGACGGATGCCACGCCAGAAGCCGCACAGGCGAAGTACGAGGAATACCGTTCCTACGCGAGCCCCGAGGGCGCGCTCGTCTTCATGTCGGGCTGGATGGGCGTCGACCTGTCGCAGTTCGACCTCGACGAGCCGATCGGCAACGTCAAGAGCAACGCGATCCAGTCGAGCCTCGAGAACGTGCGTCGGGCGGGCGAGGACGGTCGCGTGCGCACCCTGCGCGAGCTCGCCCTCGAGAATGCCATCGGCGGACTCGGGCCGACCATCGTCGGTTCGGGCGAGGAGATCGCCGACCAGCTGCAGGAGTGGGTCGAGGAAACGGATGTCGACGGCTTCAACCTCGCCTACGCCGTCACGCCCGGCACCTTCGAGGACATCGTCGAGCACGTGATCCCCGTGCTGCAGGCGCGCGGCGCGTACCCGAGCGAGTACGTCGAGGGAACCCTGCGCAACAAGCTCTTCGGGGCGGGTGACTCGCTCCCCGAGTCGCACAAGGGCGCCGGCTACAAGGTTTCGGCGCGCGCCCTGGTGTGA
- a CDS encoding ADP-ribosylglycohydrolase family protein: MSIDRARGAIIGLAVGDAMGADTEGMTLDAIRQRFGRVVELPADAAGTDDTEYAVLCAQGVIRHGSELTSEHVAELWLDATRQQQGGFHGAGFSEMAAIANLMSGATPPASGRNSYETWSDGAAMRVAPLGVFAAGDPAEAARLATIDAAVSHSRDGIHCATAIAAAVAVAMVSDDHQAVLAAGRAAVPDDSWTARSIDRALALVSDIADIQEAERLLYDGVSILHYPWADAGPEAVALAFGLFAAAEGDFVSSVVAGVNIGRDSDTIAAMVGAMAGAMVGYDAIPSAWREQVEEVRGRCILATAGTNLVQLADDLVARAEQERNPQND; encoded by the coding sequence ATGAGCATCGATAGGGCGCGCGGTGCCATCATCGGGCTCGCGGTCGGCGACGCCATGGGGGCCGACACCGAGGGCATGACGCTCGACGCGATCCGGCAACGCTTTGGTCGCGTCGTCGAGCTGCCTGCGGATGCCGCGGGCACCGACGACACGGAATACGCCGTGCTGTGCGCGCAGGGCGTCATCCGCCACGGGTCCGAACTCACGAGCGAGCACGTCGCCGAGTTGTGGCTCGACGCGACTCGCCAGCAGCAGGGCGGCTTCCACGGCGCCGGCTTCAGCGAGATGGCGGCGATCGCCAACCTCATGAGCGGCGCGACCCCGCCCGCCTCGGGCCGCAACAGCTACGAGACCTGGAGCGACGGCGCAGCCATGCGCGTCGCACCCCTCGGCGTCTTCGCGGCGGGCGACCCCGCCGAGGCCGCCCGGCTCGCGACGATCGACGCGGCCGTCAGCCACTCGCGCGACGGCATCCACTGCGCGACCGCGATCGCTGCGGCCGTCGCCGTCGCAATGGTGAGCGACGACCACCAGGCCGTGCTCGCCGCCGGCCGCGCCGCCGTGCCAGACGACTCCTGGACCGCCCGCAGCATCGACCGCGCCCTCGCCCTCGTGAGCGACATCGCCGACATCCAAGAGGCCGAGCGCCTGCTCTACGACGGCGTCTCGATCCTCCACTACCCGTGGGCTGATGCCGGCCCCGAGGCCGTCGCGCTCGCATTCGGCCTCTTCGCCGCCGCCGAGGGCGACTTCGTGTCATCCGTCGTCGCGGGCGTCAACATCGGCCGAGACTCCGACACGATCGCTGCCATGGTCGGCGCCATGGCGGGAGCGATGGTCGGCTACGACGCGATCCCGTCCGCCTGGCGGGAGCAGGTCGAAGAGGTGCGCGGCCGCTGCATCCTCGCGACCGCCGGCACCAACCTCGTGCAGCTCGCCGATGACCTCGTCGCCCGAGCCGAGCAGGAGAGGAACCCCCAGAATGACTGA
- a CDS encoding LacI family DNA-binding transcriptional regulator, with protein sequence MTDRTARTGIVDVARRAGVSVSTVSQVLGGNRPVSAATRARVLAAIEELDYRPHPGARSMRSQTTETVALIVPDITNPFYPLVAAGMQDVLMPAGYMLSIIDATVPIRNVSDALRHTLARRVDGVVIASYGLSAADEKLLATSDARVVALGRDLRGLEADTVESDDIGGIRSIVDHLIEQGRRRIAFIGGEEDADPSQLRLTGYADAIAGGGASVEAAGQVFTAFTREGGMRGVELLLERGGDIDAIVCANDLIAIGAMQSLAERGIDVPGTIAVTGYDDIEAASLISPTLTTVDNPAREIGRACARLLLERLSGTVGDTNRRVTLSNRLIVRQSSTARP encoded by the coding sequence GTGACGGACCGAACCGCGCGCACCGGCATCGTCGATGTCGCGCGTCGCGCGGGAGTCAGCGTCTCGACGGTCTCGCAGGTGCTCGGCGGCAATCGCCCCGTCAGCGCCGCCACCAGGGCCCGCGTGCTCGCCGCCATCGAGGAGCTCGACTACCGGCCGCACCCCGGCGCGCGCAGCATGCGCAGCCAGACGACCGAGACGGTGGCGCTCATCGTTCCCGACATCACGAACCCCTTCTACCCACTCGTCGCCGCCGGCATGCAAGACGTGCTCATGCCCGCCGGCTACATGCTGTCGATCATCGACGCGACCGTGCCGATCCGCAACGTCAGCGATGCACTGCGCCACACGCTCGCTCGGCGCGTCGACGGCGTCGTCATCGCGAGCTACGGCCTGAGCGCGGCCGACGAGAAGTTGCTCGCCACTTCGGACGCTCGCGTCGTCGCCCTCGGCCGCGACCTTCGCGGCCTCGAGGCTGACACGGTCGAGTCCGATGACATCGGCGGGATCCGCAGCATCGTCGACCACCTCATCGAGCAGGGCCGCCGCCGCATCGCCTTCATCGGCGGCGAGGAAGACGCCGACCCCAGCCAGCTGCGCCTCACGGGCTATGCCGACGCAATCGCGGGGGGTGGGGCATCCGTCGAAGCTGCGGGACAGGTCTTCACAGCCTTCACACGCGAGGGCGGGATGCGCGGGGTCGAGCTCCTGCTTGAGCGCGGCGGCGACATCGACGCAATCGTGTGCGCCAACGACCTCATCGCGATCGGGGCGATGCAGTCGCTCGCCGAGCGCGGCATCGACGTGCCCGGCACCATCGCCGTCACGGGATACGACGACATCGAAGCCGCCTCCCTCATCTCGCCGACGCTCACGACCGTCGACAACCCCGCCCGCGAGATCGGCCGGGCCTGTGCCCGCCTCCTACTCGAACGCCTGAGCGGCACCGTCGGTGACACCAACCGCCGCGTGACCCTCAGCAACCGCCTCATCGTCCGTCAATCCAGCACCGCTCGCCCCTGA
- a CDS encoding exodeoxyribonuclease III, with protein MRVATWNVNSIRTRYGRVVDWLVREDIDVLGMQEIKCKPEQFPVAAFEEVGYEIIAHGLNQWNGVAFASRLPMTDVETSFAGQPGFLKGLEGPDQPLEARALGVTVDDVRLWSLYVPNGRSLADPHYVYKLDWLGRLREASEAWMAEHPGTPLALMGDWNVAPLDSDVGDPGLQVGVTTHVSPAEREAFFAFESAGISDVVRPIVPEGYTYWDYKQLKFPRNEGLRIDFILGNEEFADLVTDASIHRDERKGDAPSDHVPVVVDLELAVDDDDRPMIF; from the coding sequence ATGCGTGTCGCCACTTGGAACGTCAACTCCATCCGCACCCGATATGGCCGAGTCGTCGACTGGCTCGTGCGTGAAGACATCGACGTGCTGGGCATGCAGGAGATCAAGTGCAAGCCGGAGCAGTTTCCCGTCGCCGCCTTCGAGGAGGTCGGCTACGAGATCATCGCGCACGGCCTCAACCAGTGGAACGGCGTCGCCTTCGCGAGCCGCCTCCCCATGACGGATGTCGAGACCTCCTTCGCGGGCCAGCCCGGCTTCCTGAAGGGGCTCGAGGGCCCCGACCAGCCGCTCGAGGCCCGCGCCCTCGGTGTCACGGTCGACGACGTGCGCCTGTGGAGCCTCTACGTGCCCAACGGGCGCTCGCTCGCCGACCCGCATTACGTCTACAAGCTGGACTGGCTGGGGAGGCTGCGTGAGGCATCCGAAGCCTGGATGGCCGAGCATCCGGGCACTCCCCTCGCGCTCATGGGTGACTGGAACGTCGCGCCGCTCGACTCCGATGTGGGCGACCCAGGGCTGCAGGTCGGCGTGACGACCCATGTCTCGCCCGCCGAGCGGGAGGCCTTCTTCGCCTTCGAGTCGGCCGGCATCAGCGATGTCGTGCGGCCGATCGTGCCCGAGGGCTACACCTACTGGGACTACAAGCAGCTCAAGTTCCCCCGCAATGAGGGACTGCGCATCGACTTCATCCTCGGCAACGAGGAGTTCGCCGACCTGGTGACGGATGCCTCGATTCACCGCGATGAGCGCAAGGGCGACGCCCCGAGTGACCATGTGCCCGTCGTCGTCGACCTCGAACTCGCGGTCGATGACGACGACCGGCCCATGATCTTCTAG
- a CDS encoding acyl-CoA thioesterase II, producing MSSHAFDDAVALEPLGDGRFRGHTHPAYANMVGPFGGITAATLLRAVELHPDVLGAPLSLTVNFAGPVADGEFEIEAVPVRTNRSTQHWSLTLTQGGAIATTATAVFGQRRDTWSETETPAPDVASPEQLEQQRMPDIIVWARNYEMRFAEGIMTPGAGQASSSSTLWMRDAPPRPLDFASLAALCDAFYPRIFLRSGQMTPAGTVTLTIYFHADAQQLAAQGDAHMLATARGHRFNDGYFDQSATVWGHDGHLLASTHQLVYFKS from the coding sequence ATGAGTTCTCACGCCTTCGACGACGCCGTCGCGCTCGAACCCCTCGGCGACGGACGCTTCCGCGGCCACACGCATCCCGCCTACGCCAACATGGTGGGCCCCTTCGGCGGCATCACGGCGGCGACGCTCCTGCGCGCGGTTGAGCTGCATCCGGACGTGCTGGGCGCGCCCCTCTCGCTCACGGTCAACTTCGCCGGGCCGGTCGCCGACGGCGAGTTCGAGATCGAGGCCGTGCCCGTGCGCACCAACCGCTCGACGCAGCACTGGTCACTGACCCTCACCCAGGGCGGTGCCATCGCCACGACCGCGACGGCCGTCTTCGGGCAGCGCCGCGACACCTGGTCAGAGACCGAGACGCCGGCACCGGATGTCGCGAGCCCCGAGCAGCTCGAACAGCAGCGCATGCCCGACATCATCGTGTGGGCCCGCAACTACGAGATGCGCTTCGCCGAGGGCATCATGACGCCTGGCGCAGGGCAGGCGAGCTCCTCCTCGACGCTGTGGATGCGGGATGCTCCGCCGCGGCCCCTCGACTTCGCCTCACTCGCGGCCCTGTGCGATGCCTTCTACCCGCGCATCTTCCTGCGCAGCGGCCAGATGACGCCCGCCGGCACGGTGACCCTCACCATCTACTTCCACGCCGATGCGCAGCAGCTCGCGGCGCAGGGTGACGCCCACATGCTGGCGACCGCCCGCGGGCACCGCTTCAACGACGGCTACTTCGACCAGTCCGCGACGGTCTGGGGCCACGATGGGCACCTGCTCGCGAGCACCCACCAGCTCGTCTACTTCAAGTCATAG
- a CDS encoding AEC family transporter — protein MAGVLVGFAIIAAIIATGYVIGRIRLLGPHAPLVLARLVYFVLAPSLLFTILGTTPVERLFSSELAIAAGAAFVAMTAFALVSRFVWRRPAPEVVIGSLSAGYVNANNIGIPVSLYVLGDAAASAPVILLQLLVLAPVGLALLDMTTSGRRSFLATVTQPLKNPILIGSAAGVLVSVAGIEIPAPVMEPFLIVGAAAVPLMLLNYGISLHGQRILQPGSGRRDVLLATSIKLALMPLAAWGLARFVFGLDGHELFVAVGLAALPTAQNVFNYAQLFGRGVIVSRDTILITTVGSLPVLLLIAALLS, from the coding sequence GTGGCAGGGGTCTTGGTGGGGTTCGCGATTATCGCGGCGATCATCGCCACCGGCTACGTGATCGGGCGCATCCGTCTGCTCGGCCCGCATGCTCCGCTCGTGCTCGCGCGGCTCGTCTACTTCGTGCTTGCGCCGAGCCTGCTGTTCACGATCCTGGGCACGACGCCGGTTGAGCGGCTCTTCTCCTCCGAACTCGCGATCGCTGCCGGCGCGGCATTCGTCGCGATGACAGCATTCGCACTCGTGTCACGATTCGTCTGGCGACGTCCGGCGCCTGAGGTTGTGATCGGCTCGCTGTCGGCTGGTTACGTCAACGCCAACAACATCGGGATCCCGGTGTCGCTGTATGTGCTTGGGGATGCCGCGGCATCCGCCCCCGTCATCCTGTTGCAGCTGCTCGTGCTCGCGCCGGTGGGGCTTGCCTTGCTCGACATGACGACATCAGGGCGCCGCTCCTTCCTCGCGACGGTCACGCAACCGCTCAAGAACCCGATCCTGATCGGCTCGGCCGCCGGCGTGCTCGTGTCGGTGGCGGGCATCGAGATTCCGGCACCCGTCATGGAGCCCTTCCTCATCGTGGGCGCCGCCGCCGTGCCGCTCATGCTGCTGAACTACGGCATCTCGCTGCACGGCCAGCGCATCCTCCAGCCCGGCTCCGGTCGCCGCGACGTGTTGCTCGCGACGAGCATCAAGCTCGCGCTCATGCCCCTCGCCGCGTGGGGCCTCGCCCGATTCGTGTTCGGGCTCGACGGCCACGAACTCTTCGTCGCGGTCGGTCTCGCCGCCCTGCCGACCGCGCAGAACGTCTTCAACTACGCGCAGCTGTTCGGGCGAGGGGTCATCGTTTCGCGCGACACGATCCTCATCACGACGGTCGGCTCGCTGCCGGTGCTGCTGCTGATCGCGGCCCTGCTGAGCTAG